The following proteins are encoded in a genomic region of Maylandia zebra isolate NMK-2024a linkage group LG1, Mzebra_GT3a, whole genome shotgun sequence:
- the scamp5b gene encoding secretory carrier-associated membrane protein 5 isoform X1 codes for MAEPNFPPLPGFIPLKPCFYQDFEEIPEQHRSMCKKMYHLWMLNSATLVVNLFGCFAWMFGGGGVTNFGMAIIWVLMFTPCSYVCWFRPIYKAFKSDSSFNFMIFFFVFMAQVGISVIQSIGIPGWGVCGWLATISFFSYNILIALIMLVPTIMFTAVACLSFIALTRIHNFYRGSGASMTKAQEEWSTGAWKNPHVQAAAQQAAMGAAAGAMQEQYSSPQYNENQM; via the exons ATGGCCG AGCCAAATTTCCCCCCACTGCCTGGATTCATTCCTCTCAAGCCGTGTTTCTACCAAGACTTTGAGGAGATCCCTGAACAGCATCGCAGCATGTGCAAGAAAATGTACCATCTGTGGATGC TTAACAGTGCCACACTTGTTGTGAATCTTTTTGGCTGCTTTGCTTGGATGTTTGGTGGAGGTGGTGTGACAAACTTTGGCATGGCCATCATCTGGGTCCTCATGTTCACTCCTTGCTCATATGTCTGCTGGTTCAGGCCCATCTACAAGGCCTTCAA GAGTGACAGCTCTTTCAACTTCATGATCTTCTTCTTTGTGTTCATGGCTCAAGTTGGGATTAGTGTCATCCAAAGCATAGGCATCCCAGGATGGGGAGTATG TGGTTGGTTGGCTACTATCTCCTTTTTCAGCTATAATATTTTGATCGCACTGATCATGCTGGTCCCTACaatcatgttcactgctgtggCCTGTCTGTCCTTCATTGCACTCACCAGG ATCCATAATTTCTACCGGGGCAGTGGGGCTAGCATGACTAAAGCTCAGGAGGAATGGTCCACTGGAGCCTGGAAGAACCCTCATGTCCAAGCAGCAGCCCAGCAGGCTGCCATGGGTGCTGCAGCTGGAGCAATGCAGGAGCAGTACTCCAGCCCGCAATACAATGAAAACCAGATGTAG
- the scamp5b gene encoding secretory carrier-associated membrane protein 5 isoform X2 has translation MCKKMYHLWMLNSATLVVNLFGCFAWMFGGGGVTNFGMAIIWVLMFTPCSYVCWFRPIYKAFKSDSSFNFMIFFFVFMAQVGISVIQSIGIPGWGVCGWLATISFFSYNILIALIMLVPTIMFTAVACLSFIALTRIHNFYRGSGASMTKAQEEWSTGAWKNPHVQAAAQQAAMGAAAGAMQEQYSSPQYNENQM, from the exons ATGTGCAAGAAAATGTACCATCTGTGGATGC TTAACAGTGCCACACTTGTTGTGAATCTTTTTGGCTGCTTTGCTTGGATGTTTGGTGGAGGTGGTGTGACAAACTTTGGCATGGCCATCATCTGGGTCCTCATGTTCACTCCTTGCTCATATGTCTGCTGGTTCAGGCCCATCTACAAGGCCTTCAA GAGTGACAGCTCTTTCAACTTCATGATCTTCTTCTTTGTGTTCATGGCTCAAGTTGGGATTAGTGTCATCCAAAGCATAGGCATCCCAGGATGGGGAGTATG TGGTTGGTTGGCTACTATCTCCTTTTTCAGCTATAATATTTTGATCGCACTGATCATGCTGGTCCCTACaatcatgttcactgctgtggCCTGTCTGTCCTTCATTGCACTCACCAGG ATCCATAATTTCTACCGGGGCAGTGGGGCTAGCATGACTAAAGCTCAGGAGGAATGGTCCACTGGAGCCTGGAAGAACCCTCATGTCCAAGCAGCAGCCCAGCAGGCTGCCATGGGTGCTGCAGCTGGAGCAATGCAGGAGCAGTACTCCAGCCCGCAATACAATGAAAACCAGATGTAG